Proteins encoded by one window of Crassostrea angulata isolate pt1a10 chromosome 9, ASM2561291v2, whole genome shotgun sequence:
- the LOC128163967 gene encoding alpha-1,3-mannosyl-glycoprotein 4-beta-N-acetylglucosaminyltransferase C-like isoform X1 translates to MTSFRLFSLRLIFVVLVLFVVFQLNVLPERKYFLLKLLRIQESHLKIFAQHLYTHRGCTGPSQSSDVIDKIRSGTTNKVTYKDYLDRPSSDLTTFQEDWKVEATLFNKFPKKKRFLTLGIPTVLRVGDEYIMDTIESLVNNTRPQELKNIYIVIFLADFNETWIEDISRRLNKSYPQLILSQTLVVIRSWKSFYPSLENLNHTYNDNFNKRKWRSKQNVDYAFIFLYCQHLSTYYMQMEDDIYTIPNYLDVVKDYISEMRFQWTCLEFSELGFIGKLYHSYDLEKLAKMVLLFYEEQPCDFTYLHFNSQMLQFQRYIHRPTIFQHVGLKSSLPGKIQPLKDTFFDNLDKIYQGDNPPAKLFTNLLVHSSFSPELAYYQEPGYFWSRRNGKAGDWFTVVFDDPQRVGKIIVETGSREHPLDRILHGKLQASLSLVKIDKSEPKCTNNIILGHFKDGLIKVSNLTSVVGPFKIHCMSIILTANQDWWIIIKEIAVFLAD, encoded by the exons TTTTACTGAAGCTGCTCAGGATACAAGAAAGCCATCTAAAGATCTTTGCTCAACACTTAT ATACGCATCGAGGATGTACCGGTCCCTCTCAATCGTCAGATGTCATTGACAAAATCCGGAGTGGAACTACCAACAAGGTTACATACAAAGACTATCTAGATAGG ccCTCTTCAGATCTTACAACATTTCAAGAAGACTGGAAGGTGGAGGCCACATTATTCAATAAATTCCCAAAgaaaaaaa GGTTCCTCACTCTAGGGATTCCAACAGTCCTAAGAGTTGGCGACGAGTATATAATGGACACAATTGAATCTTTAGTGAACAACACACGGCCACAGgaacttaaaaatatttatattgtgATTTTCCTGGCAGATTTTAATGAGACTTGGATAGAAGACATTAGTAGAAGATTAAATAAATCTTATCCACAACTCATTTTATCACAAACTTTAGTCGTGATTCGCTCCTGGAAATCATTTTATCCTAGCCTGGAGAATCTTAATCATACGTATAACGATAACTTCAACAAACGGAAATGGCGCTCCAAGCAAAATGTTGACTATGCATTCATATTCTTATACTGTCAGCATTTGTCCACATACTACATGCAAATGGAGGATGATATCTACACGATACCCAATTATCTTGATGTGGTCAAGGATTATATATCTGAGATGAGATTCCAGTGGAcatgtttagaattttcagaACTTGGTTTTATAGGAAAACTTTACCATTCCTATGATCTAGAAAAGCTAGCTAAGATGGTGCTATTATTTTATGAAGAACAGCCATGTGACTTCACCTACTTACATTTTAATTCTCAAATGTTACAATTTCAACGTTATATACATCGTCCTACCATCTTTCAACATGTTGGCTTAAAATCTTCTCTTCCTGGGAAAATTCAGCCATTGAAAGACACATTTTTTGACAATTTGGATAAAATATACCAAGGGGACAATCCACCAGCAAAATTGTTCACAAACTTGCTTGTCCATTCGTCTTTCTCCCCAGAATTGGCCTACTACCAAGAGCCTGGCTATTTTTGGAGTCGCAGGAATGGAAAAGCGGGCGATTGGTTTACTGTAGTTTTCGATGATCCCCAAAGGGTTGGAAAGATAATTGTAGAAACAGGATCACGGGAACACCCTCTCGACAGGATTCTACATGGCAAATTGCAGGCTAGCCTTAGTTtggtaaaaattgataaatctgAACCGAAATGCACAAATAATATAATTCTTGGACACTTCAAAGACGGGTTAATAAAAGTTAGCAATTTAACATCAGTTGTAGGACCTTTTAAAATACACTGTATGAGTATAATTCTCACCGCCAATCAGGACTGGTGGATCATTATCAAAGAAATTGCTGTATTTCTTGCTGATTGA
- the LOC128163967 gene encoding alpha-1,3-mannosyl-glycoprotein 4-beta-N-acetylglucosaminyltransferase C-like isoform X2, with amino-acid sequence MTSFRLFSLRLIFVVLVLFVVFQLNVLPERKYYTHRGCTGPSQSSDVIDKIRSGTTNKVTYKDYLDRPSSDLTTFQEDWKVEATLFNKFPKKKRFLTLGIPTVLRVGDEYIMDTIESLVNNTRPQELKNIYIVIFLADFNETWIEDISRRLNKSYPQLILSQTLVVIRSWKSFYPSLENLNHTYNDNFNKRKWRSKQNVDYAFIFLYCQHLSTYYMQMEDDIYTIPNYLDVVKDYISEMRFQWTCLEFSELGFIGKLYHSYDLEKLAKMVLLFYEEQPCDFTYLHFNSQMLQFQRYIHRPTIFQHVGLKSSLPGKIQPLKDTFFDNLDKIYQGDNPPAKLFTNLLVHSSFSPELAYYQEPGYFWSRRNGKAGDWFTVVFDDPQRVGKIIVETGSREHPLDRILHGKLQASLSLVKIDKSEPKCTNNIILGHFKDGLIKVSNLTSVVGPFKIHCMSIILTANQDWWIIIKEIAVFLAD; translated from the exons ATACGCATCGAGGATGTACCGGTCCCTCTCAATCGTCAGATGTCATTGACAAAATCCGGAGTGGAACTACCAACAAGGTTACATACAAAGACTATCTAGATAGG ccCTCTTCAGATCTTACAACATTTCAAGAAGACTGGAAGGTGGAGGCCACATTATTCAATAAATTCCCAAAgaaaaaaa GGTTCCTCACTCTAGGGATTCCAACAGTCCTAAGAGTTGGCGACGAGTATATAATGGACACAATTGAATCTTTAGTGAACAACACACGGCCACAGgaacttaaaaatatttatattgtgATTTTCCTGGCAGATTTTAATGAGACTTGGATAGAAGACATTAGTAGAAGATTAAATAAATCTTATCCACAACTCATTTTATCACAAACTTTAGTCGTGATTCGCTCCTGGAAATCATTTTATCCTAGCCTGGAGAATCTTAATCATACGTATAACGATAACTTCAACAAACGGAAATGGCGCTCCAAGCAAAATGTTGACTATGCATTCATATTCTTATACTGTCAGCATTTGTCCACATACTACATGCAAATGGAGGATGATATCTACACGATACCCAATTATCTTGATGTGGTCAAGGATTATATATCTGAGATGAGATTCCAGTGGAcatgtttagaattttcagaACTTGGTTTTATAGGAAAACTTTACCATTCCTATGATCTAGAAAAGCTAGCTAAGATGGTGCTATTATTTTATGAAGAACAGCCATGTGACTTCACCTACTTACATTTTAATTCTCAAATGTTACAATTTCAACGTTATATACATCGTCCTACCATCTTTCAACATGTTGGCTTAAAATCTTCTCTTCCTGGGAAAATTCAGCCATTGAAAGACACATTTTTTGACAATTTGGATAAAATATACCAAGGGGACAATCCACCAGCAAAATTGTTCACAAACTTGCTTGTCCATTCGTCTTTCTCCCCAGAATTGGCCTACTACCAAGAGCCTGGCTATTTTTGGAGTCGCAGGAATGGAAAAGCGGGCGATTGGTTTACTGTAGTTTTCGATGATCCCCAAAGGGTTGGAAAGATAATTGTAGAAACAGGATCACGGGAACACCCTCTCGACAGGATTCTACATGGCAAATTGCAGGCTAGCCTTAGTTtggtaaaaattgataaatctgAACCGAAATGCACAAATAATATAATTCTTGGACACTTCAAAGACGGGTTAATAAAAGTTAGCAATTTAACATCAGTTGTAGGACCTTTTAAAATACACTGTATGAGTATAATTCTCACCGCCAATCAGGACTGGTGGATCATTATCAAAGAAATTGCTGTATTTCTTGCTGATTGA
- the LOC128163967 gene encoding alpha-1,3-mannosyl-glycoprotein 4-beta-N-acetylglucosaminyltransferase C-like isoform X3 has protein sequence MKSLRLYSLCLIFIVFVLFMVLQLIVLSQRKFYTHRGCTGPSQSSDVIDKIRSGTTNKVTYKDYLDRPSSDLTTFQEDWKVEATLFNKFPKKKRFLTLGIPTVLRVGDEYIMDTIESLVNNTRPQELKNIYIVIFLADFNETWIEDISRRLNKSYPQLILSQTLVVIRSWKSFYPSLENLNHTYNDNFNKRKWRSKQNVDYAFIFLYCQHLSTYYMQMEDDIYTIPNYLDVVKDYISEMRFQWTCLEFSELGFIGKLYHSYDLEKLAKMVLLFYEEQPCDFTYLHFNSQMLQFQRYIHRPTIFQHVGLKSSLPGKIQPLKDTFFDNLDKIYQGDNPPAKLFTNLLVHSSFSPELAYYQEPGYFWSRRNGKAGDWFTVVFDDPQRVGKIIVETGSREHPLDRILHGKLQASLSLVKIDKSEPKCTNNIILGHFKDGLIKVSNLTSVVGPFKIHCMSIILTANQDWWIIIKEIAVFLAD, from the exons ATACGCATCGAGGATGTACCGGTCCCTCTCAATCGTCAGATGTCATTGACAAAATCCGGAGTGGAACTACCAACAAGGTTACATACAAAGACTATCTAGATAGG ccCTCTTCAGATCTTACAACATTTCAAGAAGACTGGAAGGTGGAGGCCACATTATTCAATAAATTCCCAAAgaaaaaaa GGTTCCTCACTCTAGGGATTCCAACAGTCCTAAGAGTTGGCGACGAGTATATAATGGACACAATTGAATCTTTAGTGAACAACACACGGCCACAGgaacttaaaaatatttatattgtgATTTTCCTGGCAGATTTTAATGAGACTTGGATAGAAGACATTAGTAGAAGATTAAATAAATCTTATCCACAACTCATTTTATCACAAACTTTAGTCGTGATTCGCTCCTGGAAATCATTTTATCCTAGCCTGGAGAATCTTAATCATACGTATAACGATAACTTCAACAAACGGAAATGGCGCTCCAAGCAAAATGTTGACTATGCATTCATATTCTTATACTGTCAGCATTTGTCCACATACTACATGCAAATGGAGGATGATATCTACACGATACCCAATTATCTTGATGTGGTCAAGGATTATATATCTGAGATGAGATTCCAGTGGAcatgtttagaattttcagaACTTGGTTTTATAGGAAAACTTTACCATTCCTATGATCTAGAAAAGCTAGCTAAGATGGTGCTATTATTTTATGAAGAACAGCCATGTGACTTCACCTACTTACATTTTAATTCTCAAATGTTACAATTTCAACGTTATATACATCGTCCTACCATCTTTCAACATGTTGGCTTAAAATCTTCTCTTCCTGGGAAAATTCAGCCATTGAAAGACACATTTTTTGACAATTTGGATAAAATATACCAAGGGGACAATCCACCAGCAAAATTGTTCACAAACTTGCTTGTCCATTCGTCTTTCTCCCCAGAATTGGCCTACTACCAAGAGCCTGGCTATTTTTGGAGTCGCAGGAATGGAAAAGCGGGCGATTGGTTTACTGTAGTTTTCGATGATCCCCAAAGGGTTGGAAAGATAATTGTAGAAACAGGATCACGGGAACACCCTCTCGACAGGATTCTACATGGCAAATTGCAGGCTAGCCTTAGTTtggtaaaaattgataaatctgAACCGAAATGCACAAATAATATAATTCTTGGACACTTCAAAGACGGGTTAATAAAAGTTAGCAATTTAACATCAGTTGTAGGACCTTTTAAAATACACTGTATGAGTATAATTCTCACCGCCAATCAGGACTGGTGGATCATTATCAAAGAAATTGCTGTATTTCTTGCTGATTGA